A stretch of the Aegilops tauschii subsp. strangulata cultivar AL8/78 chromosome 4, Aet v6.0, whole genome shotgun sequence genome encodes the following:
- the LOC109740233 gene encoding protein kinase STUNTED isoform X2 has product MAGEGVGRCILVGLHMDAVGKELLQWALNQAARSGDRVVAVHIYRKSDLCKTNALTLIRTLDDYLAEYEAICSKKDIVLVGRVTPGSSIQKVLVKEAKLCAAMAVVIGANKKYSFGGSTGLAKYCARKLPPTTSVVAIQGGKAIFVREAPRPPLGAEPKPVLRTLLHPSVGMEPKVIIPNPNRRSARSMDFDAAGCGQCAAPPQPKKPCDDDDAAVAKAVVVRVPAPEQKLGWPLLRRAPPGAQAAKGDHETTRKQSVVHWVMSLPRRSSPSASPEPAQEGLAADLRRTLGGAPSRCRWFRYEELYDATNHFSPGNLVGKGAHSRVYRGGLASGQRVAIKLCRASAEASKDFLREVDIITKLQHGRIVPLVGVCVEGPNLISVYRYLPRGSLEDNLHGKRSKPALPWEKRYRAAVGVAEALSYVHSGCSRPVIHRDVKSSNILLTEDFEPQLSDFGLAIWAPSSPSSLTHSDVVGTFGYLAPEYFMYGKVTDKVDVYAFGVVLLELLTGRRPITGDGSPKGHHQSLVMWATPILNGGDISDLLDPSLDLKHDEVEVRRMAVAASLCLGRSARLRPPISQILSILRGEEDATSLAASEPDCVVDDETYPAANVRSHLGLALLDVEDAESISSTEHTNLSPLEEYLRQRCSRSSSFD; this is encoded by the exons ATGGCGGGGGAGGGCGTCGGGCGGTGCATACTGGTGGGGCTGCACATGGACGCCGTCGGCAAGGAGCTGCTGCAGTGGGCGCTCAACCAGGCGGCCAGGAGCGGCGACCGCGTCGTCGCCGTCCACATTTACCGCAAATCCG ACCTGTGCAAGACGAACGCGCTGACGCTGATCAGGACGCTGGACGACTACCTGGCGGAGTACGAGGCCATCTGCAGCAAGAAAGAC ATCGTCCTCGTGGGGCGGGTGACGCCGGGGAGCTCGATCCAGAAGGTGCTGGTGAAGGAGGCAAAGCTCTGCGCGGCCATGGCGGTGGTGATTGGCGCCAACAAGAAGTACTCCTTCGG TGGCTCGACCGGCCTCGCCAAGTACTGCGCCAGGAAGCTCCCGCCGACGACCAGCGTCGTCGCCATCCAGGGCGGCAAGGCCATCTTCGTCAGGGAGGCCCCCCGGCCGCCACTTG GAGCAGAGCCCAAGCCGGTGCTCCGCACGCTGCTGCACCCCAGCGTCGGGATGGAGCCCAAGGTGATCATCCCCAACCCCAACCGCCGGAGCGCGCGGTCCATGGACTTCGACGCCGCGGGCTGCGGCCAGTGCGCCGCGCCGCCGCAGCCCAAGAAGCCCtgcgacgacgacgacgctgcCGTCGCCAAGGCCGTCGTCGTGCGCGTGCCGGCGCCCGAGCAGAAGCTCGGCTGGCCTTTGCTCCGGCGCGCGCCTCCCGGAGCGCAGGCCGCCAAGGGTGACCACGAGACGACGCGCAAGCAGTCGGTGGTGCACTGGGTGATGAGCCTGCCGCGGCGCTCCTCGCCGTCGGCGTCCCCGGAGCCGGCGCAGGAGGGGCTGGCGGCCGACCTGAGGCGGACACTGGGCGGCGCGCCGTCCCGGTGCCGGTGGTTCCGGTACGAGGAGCTCTACGACGCCACCAACCACTTCTCCCCGGGCAACCTGGTGGGCAAGGGCGCGCACAGCCGGGTGTACCGGGGCGGCCTGGCGAGCGGGCAGCGGGTGGCGATCAAGCTGTGCCGCGCGTCGGCGGAGGCGTCCAAGGACTTCCTCCGGGAGGTGGACATCATCACCAAGCTGCAGCACGGCCGCATCGTGCCGCTCGTGGGCGTCTGCGTCGAAGGCCCCAACCTCATCTCCGTCTACCGCTACCTCCCCCGCGGCAGCCTCGAGGACAACCTGCACG GGAAGAGGTCGAAGCCGGCGCTGCCGTGGGAGAAGAGGTACCGGGCGGCGGTCGGGGTCGCCGAGGCTCTGAGCTACGTGCACTCCGGCTGCTCGCGGCCGGTGATCCACCGCGACGTCAAGTCCTCCAACATCCTCCTCACGGAGGACTTCGAGCCCCAG TTGTCCGATTTCGGGCTCGCAATCTGGGCGCCGTCCAGCCCGTCGTCCCTGACGCACAGCGACGTCGTCGGCACGTTCGG GTACCTTGCGCCGGAGTACTTCATGTACGGGAAGGTGACGGACAAGGTGGACGTGTACGCGTTCGGGGTGGTGCTGCTGGAGCTCCTCACCGGGCGGAGGCCCATCACCGGCGACGGCTCACCAAAGGGCCACCACCAGAGTCTCGTCATGTGG GCGACTCCGATCCTCAACGGCGGCGACATCTCCGACCTGCTGGACCCGAGCCTGGACTTGAAGCACGACGAGGTGGAGGTGCGGCGGATGGCCGTCGCGGCGTCGCTCTGCCTGGGGCGATCGGCGCGCCTCAGGCCCCCGATATCGCAG ATACTGAGCATACTGCGGGGAGAAGAGGACGCGACGAGCCTGGCGGCCTCGGAGCCGGACTGCGTTGTGGACGACGAGACCTACCCGGCGGCCAACGTGAGGTCGCACCTAGGCCTGGCGCTGCTGGACGTGGAGGACGCCGAGTCCATCTCCAGCACCGAGCACACCAACCTCAGCCCGCTCGAGGAGTACCTCAGACAACGCTGCAGCCGATCCTCCAGCTTCGATTGA
- the LOC109740233 gene encoding protein kinase STUNTED isoform X1, translated as MAGEGVGRCILVGLHMDAVGKELLQWALNQAARSGDRVVAVHIYRKSGDLCKTNALTLIRTLDDYLAEYEAICSKKDIVLVGRVTPGSSIQKVLVKEAKLCAAMAVVIGANKKYSFGGSTGLAKYCARKLPPTTSVVAIQGGKAIFVREAPRPPLGAEPKPVLRTLLHPSVGMEPKVIIPNPNRRSARSMDFDAAGCGQCAAPPQPKKPCDDDDAAVAKAVVVRVPAPEQKLGWPLLRRAPPGAQAAKGDHETTRKQSVVHWVMSLPRRSSPSASPEPAQEGLAADLRRTLGGAPSRCRWFRYEELYDATNHFSPGNLVGKGAHSRVYRGGLASGQRVAIKLCRASAEASKDFLREVDIITKLQHGRIVPLVGVCVEGPNLISVYRYLPRGSLEDNLHGKRSKPALPWEKRYRAAVGVAEALSYVHSGCSRPVIHRDVKSSNILLTEDFEPQLSDFGLAIWAPSSPSSLTHSDVVGTFGYLAPEYFMYGKVTDKVDVYAFGVVLLELLTGRRPITGDGSPKGHHQSLVMWATPILNGGDISDLLDPSLDLKHDEVEVRRMAVAASLCLGRSARLRPPISQILSILRGEEDATSLAASEPDCVVDDETYPAANVRSHLGLALLDVEDAESISSTEHTNLSPLEEYLRQRCSRSSSFD; from the exons ATGGCGGGGGAGGGCGTCGGGCGGTGCATACTGGTGGGGCTGCACATGGACGCCGTCGGCAAGGAGCTGCTGCAGTGGGCGCTCAACCAGGCGGCCAGGAGCGGCGACCGCGTCGTCGCCGTCCACATTTACCGCAAATCCG GAGACCTGTGCAAGACGAACGCGCTGACGCTGATCAGGACGCTGGACGACTACCTGGCGGAGTACGAGGCCATCTGCAGCAAGAAAGAC ATCGTCCTCGTGGGGCGGGTGACGCCGGGGAGCTCGATCCAGAAGGTGCTGGTGAAGGAGGCAAAGCTCTGCGCGGCCATGGCGGTGGTGATTGGCGCCAACAAGAAGTACTCCTTCGG TGGCTCGACCGGCCTCGCCAAGTACTGCGCCAGGAAGCTCCCGCCGACGACCAGCGTCGTCGCCATCCAGGGCGGCAAGGCCATCTTCGTCAGGGAGGCCCCCCGGCCGCCACTTG GAGCAGAGCCCAAGCCGGTGCTCCGCACGCTGCTGCACCCCAGCGTCGGGATGGAGCCCAAGGTGATCATCCCCAACCCCAACCGCCGGAGCGCGCGGTCCATGGACTTCGACGCCGCGGGCTGCGGCCAGTGCGCCGCGCCGCCGCAGCCCAAGAAGCCCtgcgacgacgacgacgctgcCGTCGCCAAGGCCGTCGTCGTGCGCGTGCCGGCGCCCGAGCAGAAGCTCGGCTGGCCTTTGCTCCGGCGCGCGCCTCCCGGAGCGCAGGCCGCCAAGGGTGACCACGAGACGACGCGCAAGCAGTCGGTGGTGCACTGGGTGATGAGCCTGCCGCGGCGCTCCTCGCCGTCGGCGTCCCCGGAGCCGGCGCAGGAGGGGCTGGCGGCCGACCTGAGGCGGACACTGGGCGGCGCGCCGTCCCGGTGCCGGTGGTTCCGGTACGAGGAGCTCTACGACGCCACCAACCACTTCTCCCCGGGCAACCTGGTGGGCAAGGGCGCGCACAGCCGGGTGTACCGGGGCGGCCTGGCGAGCGGGCAGCGGGTGGCGATCAAGCTGTGCCGCGCGTCGGCGGAGGCGTCCAAGGACTTCCTCCGGGAGGTGGACATCATCACCAAGCTGCAGCACGGCCGCATCGTGCCGCTCGTGGGCGTCTGCGTCGAAGGCCCCAACCTCATCTCCGTCTACCGCTACCTCCCCCGCGGCAGCCTCGAGGACAACCTGCACG GGAAGAGGTCGAAGCCGGCGCTGCCGTGGGAGAAGAGGTACCGGGCGGCGGTCGGGGTCGCCGAGGCTCTGAGCTACGTGCACTCCGGCTGCTCGCGGCCGGTGATCCACCGCGACGTCAAGTCCTCCAACATCCTCCTCACGGAGGACTTCGAGCCCCAG TTGTCCGATTTCGGGCTCGCAATCTGGGCGCCGTCCAGCCCGTCGTCCCTGACGCACAGCGACGTCGTCGGCACGTTCGG GTACCTTGCGCCGGAGTACTTCATGTACGGGAAGGTGACGGACAAGGTGGACGTGTACGCGTTCGGGGTGGTGCTGCTGGAGCTCCTCACCGGGCGGAGGCCCATCACCGGCGACGGCTCACCAAAGGGCCACCACCAGAGTCTCGTCATGTGG GCGACTCCGATCCTCAACGGCGGCGACATCTCCGACCTGCTGGACCCGAGCCTGGACTTGAAGCACGACGAGGTGGAGGTGCGGCGGATGGCCGTCGCGGCGTCGCTCTGCCTGGGGCGATCGGCGCGCCTCAGGCCCCCGATATCGCAG ATACTGAGCATACTGCGGGGAGAAGAGGACGCGACGAGCCTGGCGGCCTCGGAGCCGGACTGCGTTGTGGACGACGAGACCTACCCGGCGGCCAACGTGAGGTCGCACCTAGGCCTGGCGCTGCTGGACGTGGAGGACGCCGAGTCCATCTCCAGCACCGAGCACACCAACCTCAGCCCGCTCGAGGAGTACCTCAGACAACGCTGCAGCCGATCCTCCAGCTTCGATTGA